From the Henckelia pumila isolate YLH828 unplaced genomic scaffold, ASM3356847v2 CTG_111:::fragment_3, whole genome shotgun sequence genome, one window contains:
- the LOC140870612 gene encoding uncharacterized protein, which translates to MKIACWNVRGLNKPLKQKNAQGVLKKHNLSILGLLEVKIKPNLLDRMMDTKFLGMPFLHNFHVCPNSRILIMWDSKMVHLDLLEMTDQFIHVTVSCLHTHRIFLATFVYGWKSMVARRPLWDFLLRRGDDIDLPWILMGDFNCVRHPYEKMGGVPVAPREMAGLRNCIARLELSDVNHVGCFFTWFSLAISSKLDRVMVNHHWTESNLDVFVDFVAPGVFSDHSCSVITIFRDHRHRATPFKFFNMWTIHQDFQMIVRDN; encoded by the coding sequence ATGAAGATTGCATGTTGGAATGTGAGGGGCCTCAACAAGCCCCTCAAACAGAAGAATGCTCAGGGAGTGTTGAAGAAACACAATTTGAGTATTCTTGGGTTACTTGAAGTCAAGATTAAGCCTAATCTTTTGGATCGTATGATGGACACTAAGTTCCTGGGGATGCCCTTCTTACACAACTTCCATGTGTGTCCTAATAGCCGCATTTTGATCATGTGGGACTCTAAGATGGTACACTTGGATCTTCTAGAGATGACTGATCAATTTATACATGTGACAGTCAGCTGTCTTCATACTCATAGGATTTTCCTTGCCACCTTCGTGTATGGTTGGAAATCGATGGTGGCCAGAAGACCTCTTTGGGATTTTTTGCTTAGAAGGGGAGATGATATTGACCTTCCGTGGATTCTGATGGGTGATTTTAACTGTGTTAGGCACCCTTATGAGAAAATGGGAGGTGTGCCGGTTGCACCTAGGGAAATGGCAGGCCTTAGGAACTGTATTGCCAGACTTGAGCTCTCAGATGTTAATCATGTTGGGTGTTTCTTCACCTGGTTTAGTTTGGCCATATCGTCTAAACTGGATAGAGTTATGGTTAACCACCATTGGACTGAATCCAACTTGGATGTTTTTGTGGATTTTGTTGCTCCTGGAGTCTTCTCTGATCACTCTTGCAGCGTTATCACCATCTTCAGAGATCATAGACATAGGGCTACCCCCTTCAAATTCTTTAATATGTGGACGATTCATCAAGACTTTCAGATGATTGTTCGAGATAACTAG